In Acidobacteriota bacterium, a single genomic region encodes these proteins:
- a CDS encoding stress response translation initiation inhibitor YciH, translating into MNRRGGKNGGGGLVYSSELGSTCPVCEQPLAGCRCRESTGARAAFGPVRVYSERKGRHGKTVTVILGLPLDGAALRNLAGELKRMCGSGGTVKDGRIEIQGEHRAALLAELRRRGWAPKG; encoded by the coding sequence ATGAATAGACGCGGGGGAAAGAATGGCGGCGGAGGCCTGGTTTATTCGAGTGAGCTCGGCTCGACCTGCCCCGTCTGTGAACAACCCCTTGCCGGCTGCCGCTGCAGGGAGTCGACCGGGGCGCGCGCTGCTTTCGGTCCGGTCCGGGTTTACAGCGAACGCAAGGGCCGGCACGGCAAGACGGTCACCGTGATTCTCGGCCTGCCGCTCGATGGCGCCGCTCTCAGGAATCTGGCCGGTGAACTCAAGCGCATGTGTGGCTCAGGGGGCACCGTCAAGGACGGGCGGATCGAGATCCAGGGTGAGCATCGCGCGGCCTTGCTGGCCGAACTCCGCCGCCGCGGCTGGGCGCCCAAGGGATGA